In the Oncorhynchus gorbuscha isolate QuinsamMale2020 ecotype Even-year linkage group LG05, OgorEven_v1.0, whole genome shotgun sequence genome, one interval contains:
- the ss18l2 gene encoding SS18-like protein 2 isoform X1 codes for MSVAFVPKRHRGKAQINQETIQRLLDENDQLVRCITEYMQKGRAMECVQYQQILHRNIVYLGTIADASQTWLQPQTSREHGEQAVPIG; via the exons ATGTCTGTTGCTTTTGTACCGAAAAGACATAGAGGAAAAGCTCAGATCAACCAAGAAACCATCCAAAGA TTACTGGACGAAAATGACCAGCTGGTAAGGTGCATCACAGAGTACATGCAAAAAGGACGCGCAATGGAATGTGTACA ATATCAACAGATCTTGCACCGCAACATTGTTTACCTGGGAACCATAGCAGACGCCAGCCAAACTTGGCTCCAACCACAAAC GTCCAGAGAACATGGAGAACAGGCTGTCCCCATTGGCTGA
- the ss18l2 gene encoding SS18-like protein 2 isoform X2, producing MSVAFVPKRHRGKAQINQETIQRLLDENDQLVRCITEYMQKGRAMECVQYQQILHRNIVYLGTIADASQTWLQPQTSPPMERHQH from the exons ATGTCTGTTGCTTTTGTACCGAAAAGACATAGAGGAAAAGCTCAGATCAACCAAGAAACCATCCAAAGA TTACTGGACGAAAATGACCAGCTGGTAAGGTGCATCACAGAGTACATGCAAAAAGGACGCGCAATGGAATGTGTACA ATATCAACAGATCTTGCACCGCAACATTGTTTACCTGGGAACCATAGCAGACGCCAGCCAAACTTGGCTCCAACCACAAAC ATCCCCACCAATGGAGAGGCACCAACATTGA